A window from Zingiber officinale cultivar Zhangliang chromosome 7A, Zo_v1.1, whole genome shotgun sequence encodes these proteins:
- the LOC122002784 gene encoding SUPPRESSOR OF ABI3-5-like isoform X1 has protein sequence MNYRVDIQTTFIRKSKSVRSTRTLQGILVQTAMDPGHYGREQGWDTNSASEGYGPPHQQEFRFSGSYGGRRFLADGFPRGSGYPRNSFRNDMHERDIYLPPHAPGVWSHPRRNFDGEYALVRDSSKNVEPYHEMDSFGDPASYREADSFHDVDKFHDRYRSMERYSDEDSYHDYGYDRHGRLADRDREEVCSDYEIRHHSSHRSREGSRDRGFDHDRYNYDSDHERSKREGSWRRHGSHDRDHEKRGFGREKDQSPYRQRERSHSRGRDDQSRSRSPRSKSRRSHREESYDDGWYERNDRRWDYDRDEKRYNDSSVAPSATVVVKGLSQKTTEEDLYQILAEWGPLRHVRVIKERNSGSSRGFAFIDFPDVDAAHKMMDGMGNSGLVIDGRKLFFEYSSKPTGGNGAPVGQESMGKSSYGHGKSITAPCDWTCLICGYLNFARRTSCFQCNEARTKDAPPADIASTNPASSGKRGSDLGPTHVLVVRGLDENADEEMLRYEFAKHAPVKDLRLVRDKFTHVSRGFAFVHFHSVEDATKALAATNGTTLEKNGQVLRVAYAKSIHGPGSGAPQSSSLAAAAIEAATFAQQYDAVGWAPKEYNPDKKQSTAGLGQSNAEALEHGSAPQSGFVWDDKSGYYYDAASGFYYDGNTGLYYDGNNGVWYSFDDQTQQYVPCNEQSNNKAVGDTTNETSKTSDATTSKKVVISAPATTVKSSEKASLPDAVQAAAAAALAAEKREKEKSREIKLASKSSLLANKKKMNNVLTMWKQRNHEGQSAHVVLDDKEPMNFTDDKANNSYSAPGASTAKNKTKADSASLNSSVHPSLSASRGAVHVVTSEALNTDSQIKPRPVSSSGGTIMGVIRGSGKGIIKPDTAFPVCVTGGTSLTTATAHPTETTSTSTPFKTDASALGSYASSSSAGRGKRRFSEAPVQSVSRDQPQSTYRDRAAERRNLYGSSSATGDDSSDMGYGDSNCDYPFRKGSLSVTGAMPFPPGVGGWAAGDTSDAENYEVITSDRALDENNVGNRMLRNMGWQGLGLGKDSSGIKEPVQAKAVDGRSGLGSQQRKTDPSLEAQAGDSYRTIIQKKAMARFRDMA, from the exons ATGAATTACAGGGTAGATATCCAAACAACCTTCATTCGAAAGTCAAAAAGTGTGAGATCAACAAGAACCTTGCAGGGAATACTGGTGCAAACTGCCATGGATCCTGGGCATTATGGTCGTGAACAAGGATGGGATACTAACAGC GCCTCAGAGGGGTATGGCCCTCCCCACCAGCAGGAGTTTAG GTTCAGTGGATCCTATGGTGGTAGGAGGTTCTTAGCAGATGGATTTCCCAGGGGTTCTGGTTATCCAAGGAACTCTTTCCGTAATGACATGCATGAGAGGGATATTTATCTGCCACCACATGCTCCTGGTGTCTGGTCTCATCCTAGAAGAAATTTTGATGGAGAATATGCACTCGTCAGGGATTCAAGCAAGAATGTTGAACCATATCACGAGATGGATAGTTTTGGTGACCCAGCAAGTTATCGTGAAGCTGATTCTTTTCATGATGTTGATAAGTTTCATGATAGGTACCGGAGCATGGAAAGATACAGTGATGAAGATAGTTATCATGATTATGGATATGACAGACATGGTAGGTTAGCGGATAGAGACCGAGAAGAAGTCTGCAGTGACTACGAAATACGGCATCATTCATCCCATCGAAGTAGGGAAGGTTCTCGAGATAGAGGTTTTGATCATGATCGGTATAACTATGATTCTGATCATGAAAGAAGCAAGAGGGAAGGTAGTTGGCGAAGACATGGATCTCATGATCGCGATCATGAAAAGAGAGGTTTTGGCAGAGAAAAAGATCAAAGTCCATACAGACAACGTGAACGCTCACATTCTCGAGGTCGTGATGACCAATCTAGATCAAGATCTCCTCGAAGTAAAAGTCGTAGAAGCCATAGAGAGGAAAGTTACGATGATGGGTGGTATGAGAGAAATGATAGACGATGGGATTATGATCGTGACGAAAAACGATATAATGACTCTTCTGTG GCTCCATCTGCTACAGTTGTTGTGAAGGGTTTATCACAAAAAACAACTGAAGAAGATTTATATCAAATTCTT GCTGAATGGGGACCACTTCGACATGTACGAGTTATTAAAGAGAGAAATTCTGGATCCTCTCGTGGTTTTGCTTTTATCGACTTCCCTGACGTG GATGCTGCTCATAAGATGATGGATGGCATGGGAAATAGTGGTCTTGTAATTGATGGAAGGAAGCTATTTTTCGAGTATAG TAGTAAGCCAACTGGTGGGAATGGTGCTCCTGTAGGGCAGGAAAGCATGGGTAAATCAAGCTATGGGCATGGGAAAAGCATTACTGCACCATGTGACTGGACATGCCTCATCTGTGGATATTTAAATTTTGCACGGCGAACATCCTGTTTCCAG TGCAATGAAGCTCGTACTAAGGATGCTCCTCCAGCTGATATAGCAAGCACAAATCCAGCATCATCAGGGAAGAGGGGTTCTGATCTAG GTCCTACACATGTTTTAGTTGTACGGGGGTTGGATGAAAATGCAGATGAAGAAATGCTTCGTTATGAATTTGCCAAACACGCTCCTGTTAAG GATCTTCGCCTTGTCAGAGATAAATTCACCCATGTGTCTCGGGGatttgcttttgtgcattttcacTCG GTGGAAGATGCAACTAAAGCTCTTGCAGCTACAAACGGAACAACGCTGGAGAAGAACGGTCAAGTCTTACGTGTAGCATATGCTAAAAGTATTCATGGACCTGGATCTGGGGCTCCACAATCAAGCAGTCTTGCGGCAGCTGCTATTGAGGCAGCAACATTTGCTCAACAG taCGATGCTGTTGGTTGGGCACCAAAGGAGTACAACCCAGATAAAAAACAATCTACAGCTGGGCTTGGGCAAAGTAATGCGGAAGCTCTGGAACATGGTTCTGCACCACAATCTGGTTTTGTGTGGGATGATAAGTCTGGCTATTACTATGATGCGGCCTCTGGCTTCTATTATGATGGAAATACTG GTCTTTACTATGATGGGAACAATGGGGTTTGGTATTCTTTTGATGATCAAACTCAGCAGTATGTACCTTGTAATGAGCAGAGCAATAACAAGGCAGTTGGAGACACAACAAATGAAACTTCAAAGACTTCAGATGCAACCACAAGCAAAAAAGTTGTGATATCTGCACCTGCAACTACAGTGAAATCAAGTGAAAAAGCTTCATTGCCTGATGCAGTTCAGGCTGCTGCTGCAGCAGCGTTAGCAgcagagaaaagagaaaaagaaaaatctagAGAGATAAAGTTGGCATCCAAAAGTAGTCTTTTAGCAAATAAGAAGAAGATGAATAATGTCCTGACAATGTGGAAGCAAAGAAACCATGAGGGGCAGTCAGCCCATGTAGTTCTCGATGACAAGGAACCAATGAATTTTACCGATGATAAAGCAAACAATTCTTACTCTGCACCTGGAGCATCAACTGCAAAAAACAAGACAAAAGCTGATTCTGCAAGTTTGAATAGCTCAGTTCATCCATCTTTATCTGCTAGCCGTGGGGCTGTTCATGTTGTTACTTCTGAAGCACTGAACACTGATTCACAGATTAAGCCGAGACCTGTTAGTAGTTCAGGGGGCACAATCATGGGTGTTATAAGAGGTTCTGGAAAAGGGATTATAAAGCCTGATACAGCTTTTCCTGTCTGTGTCACTGGAGGTACCTCACTCACTACTGCAACAGCACACCCAACAGAAACAACATCCACTAGCACACCCTTCAAGACTGATGCCTCAGCGCTGGGTTCATATGCATCATCTTCATCTGCTGGACGTGGAAAACGCAGGTTTTCGGAGGCACCAGTGCAATCTGTTTCCAGAGATCAACCTCAGTCAACTTATAGAGATAGGgcagctgaaagaagaaatcttTATGGTTCATCATCTGCTACAGGGGATGATTCGTCAGATATGGGATATGGGGATTCAA ATTGTGATTACCCATTTCGAAAGGGTTCTTTATCAGTAACGGGAGCGATGCCCTTTCCCCCTGGAGTTGGAGGATGGGCTGCTGGCGATACAAGTGATGCTGAGAATTATGAAGTGATCACTTCTGATCGAGCTCTTGATGAAAACAATGTGGGAAACCGGATGCTTCGCAATATGGGTTGGCAAGGACTG GGACTTGGCAAAGACAGCAGTGGCATCAAGGAGCCTGTCCAGGCAAAAGCTGTGGATGGTAGGTCGGGGCTTGGAAGCCAGCAGAGGAAAACTGACCCATCACTAGAGGCACAAGCTGGTGATAGCTATCGAACCATCATTCAGAAGAAAGCTATGGCGAGATTCAGAGATATGGCATAA
- the LOC122002784 gene encoding SUPPRESSOR OF ABI3-5-like isoform X3 encodes MNYRVDIQTTFIRKSKSVRSTRTLQGILVQTAMDPGHYGREQGWDTNSASEGYGPPHQQEFRFSGSYGGRRFLADGFPRGSGYPRNSFRNDMHERDIYLPPHAPGVWSHPRRNFDGEYALVRDSSKNVEPYHEMDSFGDPASYREADSFHDVDKFHDRYRSMERYSDEDSYHDYGYDRHGRLADRDREEVCSDYEIRHHSSHRSREGSRDRGFDHDRYNYDSDHERSKREGSWRRHGSHDRDHEKRGFGREKDQSPYRQRERSHSRGRDDQSRSRSPRSKSRRSHREESYDDGWYERNDRRWDYDRDEKRYNDSSVAPSATVVVKGLSQKTTEEDLYQILAEWGPLRHVRVIKERNSGSSRGFAFIDFPDVDAAHKMMDGMGNSGLVIDGRKLFFEYSSKPTGGNGAPVGQESMGKSSYGHGKSITAPCDWTCLICGYLNFARRTSCFQCNEARTKDAPPADIASTNPASSGKRGSDLGPTHVLVVRGLDENADEEMLRYEFAKHAPVKDLRLVRDKFTHVSRGFAFVHFHSVEDATKALAATNGTTLEKNGQVLRVAYAKSIHGPGSGAPQSSSLAAAAIEAATFAQQYDAVGWAPKEYNPDKKQSTAGLGQSNAEALEHGSAPQSGFVWDDKSGYYYDAASGFYYDGNTGLYYDGNNGVWYSFDDQTQQYVPCNEQSNNKAVGDTTNETSKTSDATTSKKVVISAPATTVKSSEKASLPDAVQAAAAAALAAEKREKEKSREIKLASKSSLLANKKKMNNVLTMWKQRNHEGQSAHVVLDDKEPMNFTDDKANNSYSAPGASTAKNKTKADSASLNSSVHPSLSASRGAVHVVTSEALNTDSQIKPRPVSSSGGTIMGVIRGSGKGIIKPDTAFPVCVTGGTSLTTATAHPTETTSTSTPFKTDASALGSYASSSSAGRGKRRFSEAPVQSVSRDQPQSTYRDRAAERRNLYGSSSATGDDSSDMGYGDSITGAMPFPPGVGGWAAGDTSDAENYEVITSDRALDENNVGNRMLRNMGWQGLGLGKDSSGIKEPVQAKAVDGRSGLGSQQRKTDPSLEAQAGDSYRTIIQKKAMARFRDMA; translated from the exons ATGAATTACAGGGTAGATATCCAAACAACCTTCATTCGAAAGTCAAAAAGTGTGAGATCAACAAGAACCTTGCAGGGAATACTGGTGCAAACTGCCATGGATCCTGGGCATTATGGTCGTGAACAAGGATGGGATACTAACAGC GCCTCAGAGGGGTATGGCCCTCCCCACCAGCAGGAGTTTAG GTTCAGTGGATCCTATGGTGGTAGGAGGTTCTTAGCAGATGGATTTCCCAGGGGTTCTGGTTATCCAAGGAACTCTTTCCGTAATGACATGCATGAGAGGGATATTTATCTGCCACCACATGCTCCTGGTGTCTGGTCTCATCCTAGAAGAAATTTTGATGGAGAATATGCACTCGTCAGGGATTCAAGCAAGAATGTTGAACCATATCACGAGATGGATAGTTTTGGTGACCCAGCAAGTTATCGTGAAGCTGATTCTTTTCATGATGTTGATAAGTTTCATGATAGGTACCGGAGCATGGAAAGATACAGTGATGAAGATAGTTATCATGATTATGGATATGACAGACATGGTAGGTTAGCGGATAGAGACCGAGAAGAAGTCTGCAGTGACTACGAAATACGGCATCATTCATCCCATCGAAGTAGGGAAGGTTCTCGAGATAGAGGTTTTGATCATGATCGGTATAACTATGATTCTGATCATGAAAGAAGCAAGAGGGAAGGTAGTTGGCGAAGACATGGATCTCATGATCGCGATCATGAAAAGAGAGGTTTTGGCAGAGAAAAAGATCAAAGTCCATACAGACAACGTGAACGCTCACATTCTCGAGGTCGTGATGACCAATCTAGATCAAGATCTCCTCGAAGTAAAAGTCGTAGAAGCCATAGAGAGGAAAGTTACGATGATGGGTGGTATGAGAGAAATGATAGACGATGGGATTATGATCGTGACGAAAAACGATATAATGACTCTTCTGTG GCTCCATCTGCTACAGTTGTTGTGAAGGGTTTATCACAAAAAACAACTGAAGAAGATTTATATCAAATTCTT GCTGAATGGGGACCACTTCGACATGTACGAGTTATTAAAGAGAGAAATTCTGGATCCTCTCGTGGTTTTGCTTTTATCGACTTCCCTGACGTG GATGCTGCTCATAAGATGATGGATGGCATGGGAAATAGTGGTCTTGTAATTGATGGAAGGAAGCTATTTTTCGAGTATAG TAGTAAGCCAACTGGTGGGAATGGTGCTCCTGTAGGGCAGGAAAGCATGGGTAAATCAAGCTATGGGCATGGGAAAAGCATTACTGCACCATGTGACTGGACATGCCTCATCTGTGGATATTTAAATTTTGCACGGCGAACATCCTGTTTCCAG TGCAATGAAGCTCGTACTAAGGATGCTCCTCCAGCTGATATAGCAAGCACAAATCCAGCATCATCAGGGAAGAGGGGTTCTGATCTAG GTCCTACACATGTTTTAGTTGTACGGGGGTTGGATGAAAATGCAGATGAAGAAATGCTTCGTTATGAATTTGCCAAACACGCTCCTGTTAAG GATCTTCGCCTTGTCAGAGATAAATTCACCCATGTGTCTCGGGGatttgcttttgtgcattttcacTCG GTGGAAGATGCAACTAAAGCTCTTGCAGCTACAAACGGAACAACGCTGGAGAAGAACGGTCAAGTCTTACGTGTAGCATATGCTAAAAGTATTCATGGACCTGGATCTGGGGCTCCACAATCAAGCAGTCTTGCGGCAGCTGCTATTGAGGCAGCAACATTTGCTCAACAG taCGATGCTGTTGGTTGGGCACCAAAGGAGTACAACCCAGATAAAAAACAATCTACAGCTGGGCTTGGGCAAAGTAATGCGGAAGCTCTGGAACATGGTTCTGCACCACAATCTGGTTTTGTGTGGGATGATAAGTCTGGCTATTACTATGATGCGGCCTCTGGCTTCTATTATGATGGAAATACTG GTCTTTACTATGATGGGAACAATGGGGTTTGGTATTCTTTTGATGATCAAACTCAGCAGTATGTACCTTGTAATGAGCAGAGCAATAACAAGGCAGTTGGAGACACAACAAATGAAACTTCAAAGACTTCAGATGCAACCACAAGCAAAAAAGTTGTGATATCTGCACCTGCAACTACAGTGAAATCAAGTGAAAAAGCTTCATTGCCTGATGCAGTTCAGGCTGCTGCTGCAGCAGCGTTAGCAgcagagaaaagagaaaaagaaaaatctagAGAGATAAAGTTGGCATCCAAAAGTAGTCTTTTAGCAAATAAGAAGAAGATGAATAATGTCCTGACAATGTGGAAGCAAAGAAACCATGAGGGGCAGTCAGCCCATGTAGTTCTCGATGACAAGGAACCAATGAATTTTACCGATGATAAAGCAAACAATTCTTACTCTGCACCTGGAGCATCAACTGCAAAAAACAAGACAAAAGCTGATTCTGCAAGTTTGAATAGCTCAGTTCATCCATCTTTATCTGCTAGCCGTGGGGCTGTTCATGTTGTTACTTCTGAAGCACTGAACACTGATTCACAGATTAAGCCGAGACCTGTTAGTAGTTCAGGGGGCACAATCATGGGTGTTATAAGAGGTTCTGGAAAAGGGATTATAAAGCCTGATACAGCTTTTCCTGTCTGTGTCACTGGAGGTACCTCACTCACTACTGCAACAGCACACCCAACAGAAACAACATCCACTAGCACACCCTTCAAGACTGATGCCTCAGCGCTGGGTTCATATGCATCATCTTCATCTGCTGGACGTGGAAAACGCAGGTTTTCGGAGGCACCAGTGCAATCTGTTTCCAGAGATCAACCTCAGTCAACTTATAGAGATAGGgcagctgaaagaagaaatcttTATGGTTCATCATCTGCTACAGGGGATGATTCGTCAGATATGGGATATGGGGATTCAA TAACGGGAGCGATGCCCTTTCCCCCTGGAGTTGGAGGATGGGCTGCTGGCGATACAAGTGATGCTGAGAATTATGAAGTGATCACTTCTGATCGAGCTCTTGATGAAAACAATGTGGGAAACCGGATGCTTCGCAATATGGGTTGGCAAGGACTG GGACTTGGCAAAGACAGCAGTGGCATCAAGGAGCCTGTCCAGGCAAAAGCTGTGGATGGTAGGTCGGGGCTTGGAAGCCAGCAGAGGAAAACTGACCCATCACTAGAGGCACAAGCTGGTGATAGCTATCGAACCATCATTCAGAAGAAAGCTATGGCGAGATTCAGAGATATGGCATAA
- the LOC122002784 gene encoding SUPPRESSOR OF ABI3-5-like isoform X6 gives MNYRVDIQTTFIRKSKSVRSTRTLQGILVQTAMDPGHYGREQGWDTNSASEGYGPPHQQEFRFSGSYGGRRFLADGFPRGSGYPRNSFRNDMHERDIYLPPHAPGVWSHPRRNFDGEYALVRDSSKNVEPYHEMDSFGDPASYREADSFHDVDKFHDRYRSMERYSDEDSYHDYGYDRHGRLADRDREEVCSDYEIRHHSSHRSREGSRDRGFDHDRYNYDSDHERSKREGSWRRHGSHDRDHEKRGFGREKDQSPYRQRERSHSRGRDDQSRSRSPRSKSRRSHREESYDDGWYERNDRRWDYDRDEKRYNDSSVAPSATVVVKGLSQKTTEEDLYQILAEWGPLRHVRVIKERNSGSSRGFAFIDFPDVDAAHKMMDGMGNSGLVIDGRKLFFEYSSKPTGGNGAPVGQESMGKSSYGHGKSITAPCDWTCLICGYLNFARRTSCFQCNEARTKDAPPADIASTNPASSGKRGSDLGPTHVLVVRGLDENADEEMLRYEFAKHAPVKDLRLVRDKFTHVSRGFAFVHFHSVEDATKALAATNGTTLEKNGQVLRVAYAKSIHGPGSGAPQSSSLAAAAIEAATFAQQYDAVGWAPKEYNPDKKQSTAGLGQSNAEALEHGSAPQSGFVWDDKSGYYYDAASGFYYDGNTGLYYDGNNGVWYSFDDQTQQYVPCNEQSNNKAVGDTTNETSKTSDATTSKKVVISAPATTVKSSEKASLPDAVQAAAAAALAAEKREKEKSREIKLASKSSLLANKKKMNNVLTMWKQRNHEGQSAHVVLDDKEPMNFTDDKANNSYSAPGASTAKNKTKADSASLNSSVHPSLSASRGAVHVVTSEALNTDSQIKPRPVSSSGGTIMGVIRGSGKGIIKPDTAFPVCVTGGTSLTTATAHPTETTSTSTPFKTDASALGSYASSSSAGRGKRRFSEAPVQSVSRDQPQSTYRDRAAERRNLYGSSSATGDDSSDMGYGDSRFFISNGSDALSPWSWRMGCWRYK, from the exons ATGAATTACAGGGTAGATATCCAAACAACCTTCATTCGAAAGTCAAAAAGTGTGAGATCAACAAGAACCTTGCAGGGAATACTGGTGCAAACTGCCATGGATCCTGGGCATTATGGTCGTGAACAAGGATGGGATACTAACAGC GCCTCAGAGGGGTATGGCCCTCCCCACCAGCAGGAGTTTAG GTTCAGTGGATCCTATGGTGGTAGGAGGTTCTTAGCAGATGGATTTCCCAGGGGTTCTGGTTATCCAAGGAACTCTTTCCGTAATGACATGCATGAGAGGGATATTTATCTGCCACCACATGCTCCTGGTGTCTGGTCTCATCCTAGAAGAAATTTTGATGGAGAATATGCACTCGTCAGGGATTCAAGCAAGAATGTTGAACCATATCACGAGATGGATAGTTTTGGTGACCCAGCAAGTTATCGTGAAGCTGATTCTTTTCATGATGTTGATAAGTTTCATGATAGGTACCGGAGCATGGAAAGATACAGTGATGAAGATAGTTATCATGATTATGGATATGACAGACATGGTAGGTTAGCGGATAGAGACCGAGAAGAAGTCTGCAGTGACTACGAAATACGGCATCATTCATCCCATCGAAGTAGGGAAGGTTCTCGAGATAGAGGTTTTGATCATGATCGGTATAACTATGATTCTGATCATGAAAGAAGCAAGAGGGAAGGTAGTTGGCGAAGACATGGATCTCATGATCGCGATCATGAAAAGAGAGGTTTTGGCAGAGAAAAAGATCAAAGTCCATACAGACAACGTGAACGCTCACATTCTCGAGGTCGTGATGACCAATCTAGATCAAGATCTCCTCGAAGTAAAAGTCGTAGAAGCCATAGAGAGGAAAGTTACGATGATGGGTGGTATGAGAGAAATGATAGACGATGGGATTATGATCGTGACGAAAAACGATATAATGACTCTTCTGTG GCTCCATCTGCTACAGTTGTTGTGAAGGGTTTATCACAAAAAACAACTGAAGAAGATTTATATCAAATTCTT GCTGAATGGGGACCACTTCGACATGTACGAGTTATTAAAGAGAGAAATTCTGGATCCTCTCGTGGTTTTGCTTTTATCGACTTCCCTGACGTG GATGCTGCTCATAAGATGATGGATGGCATGGGAAATAGTGGTCTTGTAATTGATGGAAGGAAGCTATTTTTCGAGTATAG TAGTAAGCCAACTGGTGGGAATGGTGCTCCTGTAGGGCAGGAAAGCATGGGTAAATCAAGCTATGGGCATGGGAAAAGCATTACTGCACCATGTGACTGGACATGCCTCATCTGTGGATATTTAAATTTTGCACGGCGAACATCCTGTTTCCAG TGCAATGAAGCTCGTACTAAGGATGCTCCTCCAGCTGATATAGCAAGCACAAATCCAGCATCATCAGGGAAGAGGGGTTCTGATCTAG GTCCTACACATGTTTTAGTTGTACGGGGGTTGGATGAAAATGCAGATGAAGAAATGCTTCGTTATGAATTTGCCAAACACGCTCCTGTTAAG GATCTTCGCCTTGTCAGAGATAAATTCACCCATGTGTCTCGGGGatttgcttttgtgcattttcacTCG GTGGAAGATGCAACTAAAGCTCTTGCAGCTACAAACGGAACAACGCTGGAGAAGAACGGTCAAGTCTTACGTGTAGCATATGCTAAAAGTATTCATGGACCTGGATCTGGGGCTCCACAATCAAGCAGTCTTGCGGCAGCTGCTATTGAGGCAGCAACATTTGCTCAACAG taCGATGCTGTTGGTTGGGCACCAAAGGAGTACAACCCAGATAAAAAACAATCTACAGCTGGGCTTGGGCAAAGTAATGCGGAAGCTCTGGAACATGGTTCTGCACCACAATCTGGTTTTGTGTGGGATGATAAGTCTGGCTATTACTATGATGCGGCCTCTGGCTTCTATTATGATGGAAATACTG GTCTTTACTATGATGGGAACAATGGGGTTTGGTATTCTTTTGATGATCAAACTCAGCAGTATGTACCTTGTAATGAGCAGAGCAATAACAAGGCAGTTGGAGACACAACAAATGAAACTTCAAAGACTTCAGATGCAACCACAAGCAAAAAAGTTGTGATATCTGCACCTGCAACTACAGTGAAATCAAGTGAAAAAGCTTCATTGCCTGATGCAGTTCAGGCTGCTGCTGCAGCAGCGTTAGCAgcagagaaaagagaaaaagaaaaatctagAGAGATAAAGTTGGCATCCAAAAGTAGTCTTTTAGCAAATAAGAAGAAGATGAATAATGTCCTGACAATGTGGAAGCAAAGAAACCATGAGGGGCAGTCAGCCCATGTAGTTCTCGATGACAAGGAACCAATGAATTTTACCGATGATAAAGCAAACAATTCTTACTCTGCACCTGGAGCATCAACTGCAAAAAACAAGACAAAAGCTGATTCTGCAAGTTTGAATAGCTCAGTTCATCCATCTTTATCTGCTAGCCGTGGGGCTGTTCATGTTGTTACTTCTGAAGCACTGAACACTGATTCACAGATTAAGCCGAGACCTGTTAGTAGTTCAGGGGGCACAATCATGGGTGTTATAAGAGGTTCTGGAAAAGGGATTATAAAGCCTGATACAGCTTTTCCTGTCTGTGTCACTGGAGGTACCTCACTCACTACTGCAACAGCACACCCAACAGAAACAACATCCACTAGCACACCCTTCAAGACTGATGCCTCAGCGCTGGGTTCATATGCATCATCTTCATCTGCTGGACGTGGAAAACGCAGGTTTTCGGAGGCACCAGTGCAATCTGTTTCCAGAGATCAACCTCAGTCAACTTATAGAGATAGGgcagctgaaagaagaaatcttTATGGTTCATCATCTGCTACAGGGGATGATTCGTCAGATATGGGATATGGGGATTCAA GGTTCTTTATCAGTAACGGGAGCGATGCCCTTTCCCCCTGGAGTTGGAGGATGGGCTGCTGGCGATACAAGTGA